Proteins from a single region of Streptomyces vinaceus:
- a CDS encoding cytochrome P450 yields the protein MRTLHEAVPDVLPEDLAPAARSQGGGAAMTGPGTTQSAVSRGQQARAGRSGSVRFAAGRALPLFVRGRGSGGARPAFSADALRALRARHGGAPVVVRGLSGAVLVLLDRQELRQFYEAGPAAPPPPAPGAVPSRAAVRAVIAEEARHLTAAATLDLVRARHAVARAARRIVLGDGDGGGGGGGAGAEHAPGLFARLRRRGAPEGHTPLGRSAAYAGREEQVLRAMDAVPATLLRTLLLLAAHPAEQDAAAAEAAGSGSAEDLPRLEACVRECLRLYPAVPDLVRVTRAETEWRGVRHPAGTTVLLPAHFHQRDPEHVPAAHVFVPGRWKTPGADGDIRMAPFGHGPGRCPGDRMGLLITTALCAEVLRRRRVTATRPVLDPPGPLPVALDPRGIRLALTRR from the coding sequence ATGCGCACGCTTCACGAGGCCGTCCCGGACGTCCTGCCGGAGGACCTCGCCCCGGCGGCCCGATCCCAGGGAGGTGGTGCGGCCATGACCGGTCCCGGTACGACGCAGTCCGCCGTCTCGCGCGGGCAGCAGGCGCGGGCCGGCCGCTCCGGGTCCGTCCGGTTCGCCGCCGGCCGCGCCCTTCCGCTCTTCGTGCGCGGCCGCGGCTCCGGCGGCGCACGACCGGCCTTCTCCGCCGACGCGCTGCGCGCCCTGCGCGCCCGCCACGGCGGGGCCCCCGTTGTGGTGCGCGGGCTCTCCGGAGCCGTTCTCGTCCTGCTCGACCGCCAGGAACTGCGGCAGTTCTACGAGGCCGGGCCCGCCGCGCCCCCGCCACCCGCCCCCGGCGCCGTCCCCTCCCGCGCCGCCGTCCGCGCCGTGATCGCCGAGGAAGCCCGGCACCTGACCGCCGCCGCCACCCTCGACCTCGTCCGCGCCCGGCACGCCGTGGCCCGCGCCGCCCGCCGGATCGTGCTCGGCGACGGCGACGGCGGTGGCGGTGGCGGCGGGGCGGGCGCGGAGCACGCCCCCGGTCTGTTCGCCCGGCTCCGCCGCCGCGGCGCACCCGAGGGGCACACCCCGCTCGGCCGCTCCGCCGCGTACGCCGGCCGGGAGGAACAGGTCCTGCGGGCCATGGACGCCGTCCCCGCCACGCTGCTCCGCACCCTGCTCCTGCTCGCCGCCCATCCCGCCGAGCAGGACGCGGCGGCCGCCGAAGCCGCCGGATCCGGCTCCGCCGAGGACCTGCCCCGGCTGGAGGCCTGCGTACGCGAGTGCCTGCGCCTCTACCCGGCGGTGCCCGACCTGGTCCGCGTCACCCGTGCCGAGACCGAGTGGCGGGGCGTACGCCACCCCGCCGGCACCACCGTCCTGCTGCCGGCCCACTTCCACCAGCGCGACCCGGAGCACGTGCCCGCCGCGCACGTCTTCGTACCGGGCCGCTGGAAGACCCCCGGCGCGGACGGGGACATCCGGATGGCCCCCTTCGGCCACGGCCCGGGCCGCTGCCCGGGCGACCGGATGGGCCTGCTGATCACGACCGCCCTGTGCGCCGAGGTCCTGCGCCGCCGCCGCGTCACGGCCACCCGGCCGGTACTCGACCCGCCCGGACCACTGCCCGTGGCGCTGGATCCGCGGGGCATCCGCCTCGCCCTCACCCGCCGCTGA
- a CDS encoding FadR/GntR family transcriptional regulator, with the protein MTTEGQGLHSHVLDTLGLAITAGEHPPGSVLRTDEIAERFDASRTVVREVVRVLESMQLVASRRRVGVTVRPAEEWNVYDPRVIRWRLAGADRPRQLRSLTVLRSAIEPVAAGLAALRATPDQCAALTGAALGMVSTSRGHQLDAYLRHDIDFHRIVLNASGNEMFARLGDVVAEVLTGRTQHAVMFPDPDPAAVTLHVQVAEAVREGDAARAESLTRQIAVGALEELDVLAPAPTASVTGP; encoded by the coding sequence ATGACCACCGAAGGCCAGGGACTCCACTCCCACGTGCTGGACACCCTCGGCCTCGCGATCACCGCCGGCGAGCACCCGCCCGGCAGCGTGCTGCGCACGGATGAGATCGCGGAGCGCTTCGACGCCTCGCGCACCGTCGTCCGCGAGGTCGTGCGCGTGCTGGAGTCCATGCAGCTGGTCGCATCCCGCCGCCGCGTCGGCGTCACCGTGCGCCCCGCCGAGGAGTGGAACGTCTACGACCCGCGCGTCATCCGCTGGCGCCTCGCCGGTGCGGACCGCCCCCGCCAGCTGCGCTCTCTGACCGTGCTGCGCTCCGCGATCGAGCCGGTCGCGGCCGGCCTCGCCGCCCTCCGCGCCACCCCCGACCAGTGCGCCGCGCTCACCGGTGCGGCCCTCGGCATGGTCAGCACCTCGCGCGGCCACCAGCTCGACGCGTACCTGCGCCACGACATCGACTTCCACCGGATCGTGCTGAACGCCTCCGGCAACGAGATGTTCGCCCGGCTCGGCGACGTCGTCGCCGAGGTCCTGACCGGCCGTACGCAGCACGCGGTGATGTTCCCCGACCCCGATCCGGCCGCCGTCACCCTCCACGTCCAGGTCGCCGAGGCCGTACGGGAGGGCGACGCGGCCCGCGCCGAGTCCCTGACCCGGCAGATCGCGGTGGGCGCCCTGGAGGAACTCGACGTCCTCGCCCCGGCGCCCACCGCTTCCGTGACCGGCCCCTGA
- a CDS encoding beta-lactamase family protein yields MTLQSDRADAADAAGVEVRIRGVLQGADPDAVWAVGGPDGPHAGSADETPLLDVGALMPVLALWPVIGALVAEEALRLHTPLTAYGVEAAAGTTAHHLLSHSTGPAAHTALTRLAEYLTGTPLAELAATRVWHPLGMTGTGFADGTLYAPPADLVRFLSHLLSPAEHPLTRAWIAESLRIRTGELTPARGLLWHPAPYGTWSYGETPTVWLAPRLPRWAFLLPTHPPGPLRTTFREAAFAPTPSP; encoded by the coding sequence ATGACGCTCCAAAGCGACCGCGCGGACGCGGCCGATGCAGCCGGCGTGGAAGTCCGGATCAGGGGAGTGCTCCAGGGCGCGGATCCCGACGCGGTGTGGGCGGTCGGCGGGCCGGACGGGCCGCACGCCGGATCGGCGGACGAGACCCCGCTCCTCGACGTCGGCGCCCTGATGCCCGTGCTCGCCCTGTGGCCGGTGATCGGCGCTCTGGTGGCCGAAGAGGCGCTGCGGCTGCACACCCCCCTCACGGCGTACGGGGTGGAAGCCGCCGCCGGGACCACCGCACACCATCTGCTGAGCCACTCCACCGGCCCCGCGGCCCACACCGCCCTCACCCGCCTCGCCGAGTACCTCACCGGCACCCCGCTCGCCGAACTCGCGGCCACCCGCGTCTGGCACCCCCTCGGGATGACCGGCACCGGCTTCGCCGACGGCACCCTGTACGCGCCCCCCGCCGACCTCGTCCGCTTCCTGAGCCACCTCCTCTCCCCGGCGGAGCACCCCCTCACCCGCGCCTGGATCGCCGAATCCCTCCGCATCCGCACCGGCGAGCTGACCCCGGCCCGGGGCCTCCTGTGGCACCCGGCCCCGTACGGCACCTGGTCCTACGGCGAAACCCCGACGGTCTGGCTCGCCCCCCGCCTCCCGCGCTGGGCCTTCCTCCTTCCCACCCACCCCCCGGGCCCCCTCCGCACCACCTTCCGCGAAGCGGCCTTCGCACCGACTCCCTCTCCCTGA
- a CDS encoding VOC family protein, with translation MDIKLELVAVPVTDVDRAKAFYERVGFHADHDVTVSEDIRFVQLTPPGSACSIALGKGLTRMAPGSLDNMQVVVTDIEEAYEDLRGRGIEVTEIQDMPWGSFVYFSDPDGNGWAVQQTTPRTAPAEG, from the coding sequence ATGGACATCAAGCTGGAACTGGTCGCCGTCCCCGTCACCGACGTCGACCGGGCCAAGGCCTTCTACGAGCGGGTCGGCTTCCACGCCGACCACGACGTCACCGTGAGCGAGGACATCCGCTTCGTGCAGCTGACCCCGCCGGGCTCGGCCTGCTCGATCGCCCTGGGCAAGGGGCTCACCCGGATGGCCCCGGGCTCGCTGGACAACATGCAGGTCGTCGTCACCGACATCGAGGAGGCGTACGAGGACCTGCGAGGCCGGGGCATCGAGGTGACGGAGATCCAGGACATGCCGTGGGGCTCGTTCGTCTACTTCTCCGACCCGGACGGCAACGGCTGGGCGGTCCAGCAGACGACCCCGCGCACGGCGCCGGCGGAGGGCTAG
- a CDS encoding gluconokinase — translation MSTKTARYDVSGTQRVLVVMGVAGTGKTTVGRLLADALGLPYVEGDAFHPAANVAKMSAGIPLDDADRWPWLDAIGARLRARPAGEGAVLASSALKRAYRDRLRSAAPDAVFVHLAGDRALIERRMAERTGHFMPAALLDSQFAALEPLQRDEAGVVVDVSGSPEEITERALAALSALPGAGPHAAPSRES, via the coding sequence ATGTCGACGAAGACAGCGAGGTACGACGTGAGCGGCACCCAGCGCGTGCTGGTGGTGATGGGCGTGGCCGGCACGGGCAAGACGACCGTGGGCAGGCTGCTCGCGGACGCGCTCGGCCTCCCCTACGTGGAGGGCGACGCGTTCCATCCGGCGGCCAATGTCGCCAAGATGTCCGCCGGCATTCCGCTGGACGACGCGGACCGGTGGCCCTGGCTCGACGCCATCGGCGCCCGGCTCCGCGCCCGCCCGGCCGGAGAGGGCGCCGTCCTGGCATCGTCGGCGCTCAAGCGCGCGTACCGCGACCGGCTGCGCAGCGCCGCGCCGGACGCCGTGTTCGTACACCTGGCCGGCGATCGCGCGCTGATCGAGCGCCGCATGGCGGAGCGTACGGGCCACTTCATGCCGGCCGCACTGCTGGACTCGCAGTTCGCCGCGCTGGAGCCGCTCCAGCGGGACGAGGCCGGCGTCGTCGTCGACGTGTCCGGATCACCCGAGGAGATCACCGAACGGGCCCTGGCCGCGCTGTCCGCGCTGCCCGGTGCGGGCCCGCACGCCGCTCCCTCCCGAGAAAGCTAA
- a CDS encoding ABC transporter ATP-binding protein, giving the protein MDMEVTAWTSLHSAMNARQDRRPLSRESLRRVAAFARPHRRGLTLFLLLSIVTALLAVATPVLASRVVTAIVDGEDSGTVTRLALLIAVIAVAEAGLGLLTRKLSATLGEGLILDLRTAVFDHVQRMPVAFFTRTRTGALVSRLNNDVIGAQRAFSNTLSGVVANTVTLVLTLAVMLGISWQITLLALVLLPVFVLPARRMGVRMAALQREASTLNAAMGTQMTERFSAPGATLVKLFGRPADESAEFAARAARVRDIGIRTAMAQSAFITALTLVSALALALVYGLGGHYALRGTLDAGNVVALALLLTRLYAPLTSLAGARVEVMSALVSFERVFEILDLKPLITQKPDAGRVPEGPVAVEFDRVSFGYPSPDKVSLASLEEVAVLDARGGTQVLHEVSFRAEPGQMIALVGSSGAGKSTIAQLLPRLYDADAGAVRLGGVDVRDLSADSIRETLGMVTQDGHLFHESVRSNLLLARPEAGEEEIWEALRRSRLDGLVASLPDGLDTVVGERGYRLSGGERQRLTIARLLLARQRVVILDEATAHLDSTSEAAVQEALGEALAGRTAVVIAHRLSTVQAADLILVVEDGRIVERGTHPELLAAGGRYEELYRTQFAAADTAREAAPDGAVPAPGA; this is encoded by the coding sequence ATGGACATGGAAGTCACCGCCTGGACCTCGCTCCACAGCGCGATGAACGCCCGGCAGGACCGGCGCCCGCTCTCCCGGGAGAGCCTGCGCCGGGTCGCCGCATTCGCCCGCCCGCACCGGCGCGGGCTCACCCTCTTCCTGCTGCTCAGCATCGTCACCGCGCTGCTCGCGGTGGCCACCCCCGTCCTCGCCAGCCGGGTGGTCACCGCCATCGTGGACGGCGAGGACAGCGGCACGGTCACCCGGCTCGCCCTGCTCATCGCGGTCATCGCGGTGGCGGAGGCGGGGCTCGGGCTGCTCACCCGCAAGCTGTCGGCCACCCTCGGGGAAGGGCTGATCCTGGACCTGCGGACGGCCGTCTTCGACCACGTGCAGCGGATGCCGGTCGCCTTCTTCACCCGTACCCGCACGGGCGCGCTGGTCAGCCGGCTCAACAACGACGTGATCGGCGCCCAGCGGGCGTTCAGCAACACCCTCTCCGGGGTGGTCGCCAATACGGTGACCCTGGTGCTGACGCTCGCCGTGATGCTCGGCATCTCCTGGCAGATCACCCTGCTGGCCCTGGTCCTGCTGCCGGTGTTCGTGCTGCCCGCCCGCCGGATGGGCGTGCGGATGGCCGCCCTGCAGCGCGAGGCCTCGACCCTGAACGCGGCGATGGGCACCCAGATGACGGAGCGCTTCTCCGCCCCCGGCGCCACCCTCGTCAAGCTCTTCGGGCGGCCCGCCGACGAATCGGCGGAATTCGCGGCCCGGGCGGCGCGCGTACGGGACATCGGGATCCGTACGGCGATGGCCCAGTCGGCGTTCATCACCGCGCTCACCCTGGTCTCGGCGCTCGCGCTCGCACTCGTCTACGGACTCGGCGGCCACTACGCCCTGCGCGGCACCCTGGACGCCGGGAACGTCGTCGCGCTCGCCCTGCTGCTGACCCGGCTGTACGCCCCACTGACCTCGCTGGCCGGGGCCCGCGTCGAGGTGATGAGCGCCCTGGTGAGCTTCGAGCGGGTCTTCGAGATCCTCGACCTGAAGCCGCTGATCACCCAGAAGCCGGACGCCGGCCGGGTACCGGAGGGGCCGGTCGCCGTGGAGTTCGACCGGGTCTCCTTCGGCTACCCCTCCCCCGACAAGGTCTCGCTCGCCTCGCTGGAGGAGGTCGCGGTCCTCGACGCCCGCGGCGGTACACAGGTCCTGCACGAGGTGTCGTTCCGCGCCGAACCCGGGCAGATGATCGCCCTCGTCGGCTCCTCCGGGGCCGGGAAGTCGACCATCGCGCAGCTGCTGCCGCGTCTGTACGACGCCGACGCGGGCGCCGTCCGCCTGGGCGGGGTGGACGTACGGGATCTCAGCGCCGACTCCATCCGCGAGACGCTCGGCATGGTCACCCAGGACGGGCACCTGTTCCACGAGTCGGTGCGCTCCAACCTGCTGCTGGCCCGGCCGGAGGCGGGCGAGGAGGAGATCTGGGAGGCCCTGCGGCGCTCCCGACTGGACGGGCTGGTCGCCTCGCTGCCCGACGGGCTGGACACGGTGGTCGGTGAACGCGGCTACCGCCTCTCGGGCGGCGAGCGCCAGCGGCTGACCATCGCACGGCTGCTGCTGGCCCGGCAGCGGGTGGTGATCCTGGACGAGGCGACGGCGCACCTGGACTCCACCTCGGAGGCGGCGGTGCAGGAGGCCCTCGGCGAGGCCTTGGCGGGCCGGACCGCCGTGGTGATCGCGCACCGGCTGTCGACCGTACAGGCGGCCGACCTGATCCTCGTGGTCGAGGACGGGCGGATCGTGGAGCGCGGTACGCACCCGGAGCTGCTGGCCGCGGGCGGGCGGTACGAGGAGCTGTACCGCACCCAGTTCGCCGCGGCGGACACGGCGCGGGAAGCCGCTCCGGACGGCGCCGTACCGGCTCCGGGAGCATGA
- a CDS encoding gluconate:H+ symporter, whose translation MTGLSVEILAAAAPAPITSAGNAQLGVAVLAGIAVIVLLITRLKLHAFLALTVGSLVLGVLAGAPLDKTIVSFTAGLGATVAGVGVLIALGAILGRLLADSGGADEIVDTILAKAKGRAMPWAMVLIASVIGLPLFFEVGIVLLIPVVLLVAKRGNYSLMRIGIPALAGLSVMHGLIPPHPGPLVAIDALHANLGVTLALGVVVAIPTVIIAGPLFSRYAARWVDIPAPEHMVPQRPSAELEHRPRFGATVFTVLLPVGLMLVKALVDIVVDDPKNGLQRVTDVVGSPLIALLAAVFVGMFTLGRAAGFTRARLSTTVEKSLAPIAGILLIVGAGGGFKQTLIDVGVGQMIMELSQNWSVPALLLAWLIAVAIRLATGSATVATISAAGLVAPLAAGMSTTETALLVLAIGSGSLFFSHVNDAGFWLVKEYFGMTVGQTVKTWSVMETIISVTGLAFVMLLSLVL comes from the coding sequence GTGACAGGTCTCAGCGTCGAGATACTGGCGGCGGCCGCGCCCGCCCCGATCACCTCGGCCGGGAACGCCCAGCTGGGCGTGGCCGTCCTCGCGGGCATCGCCGTCATCGTCCTGCTCATCACCCGCCTCAAGCTGCACGCCTTCCTGGCCCTGACGGTGGGCTCGCTCGTCCTCGGGGTGCTCGCGGGCGCCCCGCTGGACAAGACGATCGTGAGTTTCACGGCCGGGCTCGGCGCCACGGTCGCGGGGGTCGGCGTACTGATCGCGCTCGGTGCGATCCTCGGCCGGCTGCTCGCCGACTCGGGCGGCGCGGACGAGATCGTCGACACCATCCTCGCCAAGGCCAAGGGCCGGGCGATGCCCTGGGCGATGGTACTGATCGCCTCGGTGATCGGGCTGCCGCTCTTCTTCGAGGTCGGCATCGTGCTGCTGATCCCGGTGGTGCTGCTCGTGGCCAAGCGCGGCAACTACTCGCTGATGCGGATCGGCATTCCGGCCCTGGCCGGCCTGTCCGTGATGCACGGGCTGATCCCGCCGCACCCCGGCCCCCTCGTCGCCATCGACGCGCTGCACGCCAACCTCGGCGTGACGCTCGCGCTCGGCGTGGTGGTCGCGATCCCGACCGTGATCATCGCCGGGCCGCTCTTCTCCCGCTACGCGGCCCGCTGGGTGGACATCCCGGCGCCCGAGCACATGGTCCCGCAGCGGCCCTCGGCGGAGCTGGAGCACCGCCCCCGGTTCGGGGCCACGGTGTTCACGGTGCTGCTGCCGGTGGGGCTGATGCTGGTCAAGGCGCTGGTCGACATCGTTGTCGACGATCCGAAGAACGGACTGCAACGGGTCACCGACGTCGTGGGATCCCCGCTGATCGCACTGCTCGCGGCGGTGTTCGTGGGCATGTTCACCCTCGGCCGGGCGGCCGGGTTCACGAGGGCGCGGCTGTCGACGACGGTGGAGAAGTCGCTTGCGCCGATCGCGGGCATCCTGCTCATCGTGGGCGCGGGCGGGGGGTTCAAGCAGACCCTGATCGACGTGGGTGTCGGTCAAATGATCATGGAGCTGTCGCAGAACTGGTCCGTCCCCGCACTGCTGCTGGCCTGGCTGATCGCCGTGGCCATCCGGCTCGCGACGGGCTCGGCCACGGTCGCCACGATCTCGGCGGCCGGGCTGGTGGCCCCGCTGGCCGCGGGCATGTCGACCACCGAGACGGCCCTGCTGGTACTGGCGATCGGATCGGGCTCACTGTTCTTCAGCCACGTCAACGACGCCGGGTTCTGGCTGGTCAAGGAGTACTTCGGGATGACGGTCGGCCAGACCGTCAAGACCTGGTCGGTGATGGAGACCATCATCTCGGTGACCGGGCTGGCCTTCGTCATGCTGCTGTCGCTCGTGCTGTAG
- a CDS encoding ATP-grasp domain-containing protein: MTLILPPRITDSAARLRDAARARGLDTVQLATFAVPDGLRARHLHAGPAFADAVAPRLGIGLLEAPADWLARLPREFTGREVRLVPIREAYALRRPVFVKSPNDKSIPALVYADGSRLPGPDAVDPEAEVLVSDVTRFTAEYRTYLLDGAVHTASRYAENGTLSLGPASAEAVAFAGRLPFATLPSAIVVDVGVADGRWSVIEANAAWASGTYACDPQRALDVVLRAAAPPDSFAPRDEPFLR; the protein is encoded by the coding sequence GTGACCTTGATCCTGCCGCCCCGCATCACCGACTCCGCCGCCCGGCTCCGCGACGCCGCCCGCGCGCGCGGGCTGGACACCGTACAGCTGGCGACCTTCGCCGTGCCGGACGGGCTGCGGGCCCGGCATCTGCACGCGGGTCCGGCTTTCGCCGACGCGGTGGCCCCGCGGCTCGGGATCGGGCTGCTGGAGGCCCCGGCGGACTGGCTGGCGCGGCTGCCCCGGGAGTTCACCGGCCGGGAGGTCCGTCTGGTCCCGATCCGCGAGGCCTACGCACTGCGTCGGCCCGTCTTCGTGAAGTCGCCCAACGACAAGTCGATCCCGGCCCTCGTCTACGCCGACGGCTCGCGCCTGCCCGGCCCGGACGCCGTGGACCCCGAGGCGGAGGTGCTGGTCAGCGACGTCACGCGGTTCACGGCCGAGTACCGGACGTACCTCCTCGACGGCGCCGTGCACACCGCGAGCCGCTACGCGGAGAACGGCACGCTGAGCCTCGGCCCCGCGTCCGCCGAAGCGGTCGCCTTCGCAGGGCGGCTCCCCTTCGCCACCCTCCCGTCGGCCATCGTCGTCGACGTCGGTGTCGCGGACGGCCGCTGGTCGGTGATAGAGGCCAACGCCGCGTGGGCCAGCGGCACGTACGCCTGCGATCCGCAGCGCGCCCTCGACGTCGTGCTGCGCGCCGCCGCGCCTCCGGACTCCTTCGCCCCGCGCGACGAACCGTTCCTCCGGTAG
- a CDS encoding NAD(P)-dependent oxidoreductase, with product MNTVALLGTGIMGSGMGRNLLRAGLGLRVWNRTRDKAEPLAAEGAVVVDTPAEAVAGADVVLTMLTDGAAVAQAMAAAAPGLRAGQVWAQMSTVGVNALDELAGFAREHGLVFVDAPVQGTRQPAEAGTLVVLASGPADPRLDPVFDAVGAKTLWAGAEAGAATRLKLTTVGYAITLTAAVGEALALAEGLGVDPALFAQALTGGPMDNPYLQAKMKAVLERDFAPSFTVYGAEKDTGLIAEAADRAGVAVDLARATGARMQRAAAGGHADEDMAAAYYAGFETAPVGTAS from the coding sequence GTGAACACTGTCGCGCTGCTGGGCACCGGGATCATGGGTTCGGGAATGGGCCGGAACCTGCTGCGGGCCGGGCTGGGGCTGCGGGTGTGGAACCGGACCCGGGACAAGGCCGAACCGCTCGCCGCGGAAGGGGCGGTGGTCGTGGACACCCCGGCCGAGGCGGTCGCCGGGGCCGACGTGGTACTGACCATGCTGACGGACGGTGCGGCCGTGGCGCAGGCGATGGCCGCCGCCGCGCCGGGGCTCCGCGCGGGCCAGGTGTGGGCGCAGATGAGCACCGTCGGCGTGAACGCGCTCGACGAACTGGCCGGCTTCGCCCGCGAGCACGGCCTGGTGTTCGTCGACGCCCCGGTGCAGGGCACCCGGCAGCCCGCCGAGGCCGGGACGCTGGTCGTACTGGCCTCGGGGCCGGCGGATCCGCGGCTGGACCCGGTGTTCGACGCGGTGGGCGCCAAGACGCTGTGGGCCGGGGCGGAGGCGGGGGCCGCGACCCGGCTGAAGCTGACCACGGTCGGGTACGCGATCACCCTGACGGCGGCGGTGGGCGAGGCCCTCGCGCTGGCGGAGGGGCTCGGGGTGGACCCGGCCCTGTTCGCGCAGGCGCTGACCGGCGGCCCGATGGACAACCCGTACCTCCAGGCCAAGATGAAGGCCGTCCTGGAACGGGATTTCGCACCCAGTTTCACGGTGTACGGGGCCGAGAAGGACACCGGTCTGATCGCGGAGGCGGCGGACCGGGCGGGCGTCGCCGTCGACCTGGCCCGGGCCACCGGAGCGCGCATGCAGCGCGCGGCGGCGGGGGGCCACGCCGACGAGGACATGGCCGCCGCCTACTACGCGGGCTTCGAGACCGCGCCGGTGGGTACCGCGTCCTGA
- a CDS encoding AMP-binding protein: MTQGTTQGSTHGPGPDRPGRTTADTVLHLFEQQARDTPRGYAVIAGADSLTYAQLDVRANRLAHHLIAGGLPPGAVVAIGTARRTEIVVALLAALKAGGAYAVIDVEVPLTGQRQLAALTPYVLLTDAAHHARLDDGGGRRVVRLGAEAAEISAQPAQAPQRPQHGAAAAVLFTGAAFARAVPVGHARLLAAHEAWTKVIRPVPEDRHLITQSPDLTAFAAGWTRALCTGGALVVSERTPWTPEGIRRAIETEQVSVLHTDPAGATRLLVPGAGAAAAPDAGSSGGGARGRRDLDPALRWLRLVTVTGDRLFLDEQEALQSGLRTGARLLNVYGLTEAAGIGTWFELAQLPRPLDHAEQLCLIGSPFPGCAADARTGQLHLTPPDGGEAIPTGDLVELRPDGLLEFRGRRRDRIVMADGAVDPHALEAVIRSHPDIGAALVAELPEDESGTRRLVAHLAPPAGARSWPPAADLPDGAQLREHLAGKVARVQLPQVVVRLRTLPRNRGGQENREALPRPVAAGKPGRGGAGGSGKYTPTGSGAPTPFPLVGCGIPFLIGTGLIFFILAKILWPGSTELDGVPNPWAFLFFVLYLFEGASFAAGLVFLVGGRAMMLRHGPGQSPGFTRAAHLAVVYLLIAWWPQDNFYRLAAKHDWPLQAALVYAFNIPLMLAAAVLAFYVTRKPPSPFDFEEADDRGGPSAR, encoded by the coding sequence ATGACCCAGGGAACGACGCAGGGATCGACGCACGGACCGGGGCCCGACCGCCCCGGTCGCACGACCGCCGACACCGTCCTCCACCTGTTCGAGCAGCAGGCGCGGGACACCCCGCGGGGCTATGCCGTCATCGCCGGCGCCGACAGCCTCACGTACGCGCAACTGGACGTCCGCGCCAACCGGTTGGCGCACCACCTCATAGCCGGCGGACTGCCGCCCGGCGCCGTCGTGGCGATCGGGACCGCCCGCCGGACCGAGATCGTCGTCGCCCTCCTGGCGGCCCTCAAGGCCGGCGGGGCCTACGCCGTCATCGACGTCGAAGTCCCCCTCACCGGACAGCGGCAGCTCGCCGCCCTCACCCCGTACGTCCTGCTCACCGACGCCGCGCACCACGCCCGGCTGGACGACGGCGGCGGGCGTCGGGTGGTCCGTCTCGGCGCGGAGGCGGCCGAGATATCCGCCCAGCCCGCGCAGGCGCCGCAGCGGCCGCAGCACGGTGCGGCGGCCGCCGTCCTGTTCACCGGCGCGGCGTTCGCGCGCGCCGTCCCCGTCGGGCACGCGCGGCTGCTCGCCGCTCACGAGGCCTGGACGAAGGTCATCCGGCCGGTCCCCGAGGACCGCCACCTGATCACCCAGAGTCCGGACCTCACCGCCTTCGCCGCGGGCTGGACCAGGGCCCTGTGCACGGGCGGCGCCCTCGTCGTGTCCGAGCGCACGCCCTGGACGCCCGAGGGGATCCGCCGGGCGATCGAGACGGAGCAGGTCAGCGTCCTGCACACCGATCCGGCGGGTGCGACCCGGCTGCTCGTCCCAGGCGCCGGGGCCGCCGCCGCACCCGATGCGGGCTCCTCGGGCGGCGGCGCGCGCGGCCGACGCGACCTCGACCCGGCCCTGAGGTGGCTGCGCCTGGTCACGGTCACCGGCGACCGGCTCTTCCTCGACGAGCAGGAGGCCTTGCAGTCCGGCCTGCGCACCGGAGCCCGGCTGCTCAACGTGTACGGGCTCACCGAGGCGGCGGGCATCGGTACCTGGTTCGAACTGGCCCAGCTGCCACGCCCGTTGGACCACGCGGAGCAGCTCTGCCTGATCGGCTCCCCCTTCCCCGGCTGCGCCGCGGACGCCCGCACCGGGCAGCTCCACCTCACCCCGCCCGACGGCGGCGAGGCCATCCCCACCGGCGACCTCGTGGAGCTCCGCCCGGACGGGCTGCTGGAGTTCCGGGGCCGGCGGCGGGACCGGATCGTCATGGCCGACGGCGCGGTGGACCCGCACGCGCTCGAAGCCGTCATCCGGAGCCACCCGGACATCGGCGCCGCGCTGGTGGCCGAGCTCCCGGAGGACGAGAGCGGCACGCGCCGACTGGTCGCCCACCTGGCACCGCCCGCCGGCGCCCGGTCCTGGCCCCCGGCCGCCGATCTGCCCGACGGCGCTCAGCTGCGCGAACACCTCGCCGGGAAGGTGGCCCGGGTGCAGCTGCCGCAGGTCGTCGTCCGGCTGCGCACCCTGCCCCGCAACCGCGGGGGCCAGGAGAACCGCGAGGCCCTGCCCCGGCCGGTGGCCGCGGGGAAGCCGGGCCGGGGCGGCGCGGGGGGCTCCGGAAAATACACGCCCACGGGCAGCGGCGCTCCGACACCGTTCCCGCTCGTCGGCTGCGGCATTCCGTTCCTGATCGGCACCGGCCTGATCTTCTTCATCCTCGCGAAGATCCTCTGGCCCGGATCGACCGAGCTGGACGGCGTGCCCAACCCCTGGGCGTTCCTCTTCTTCGTGCTGTACCTGTTCGAAGGAGCCTCTTTCGCCGCCGGGCTGGTCTTCCTCGTCGGCGGCCGCGCGATGATGCTGCGCCACGGCCCCGGCCAGAGCCCCGGCTTCACCAGGGCCGCGCACCTGGCGGTGGTGTACCTGCTGATCGCCTGGTGGCCGCAGGACAACTTCTACCGGCTCGCGGCCAAGCACGACTGGCCGCTCCAGGCCGCCCTCGTCTACGCGTTCAACATTCCACTGATGCTCGCGGCCGCCGTCCTCGCCTTCTACGTCACCCGGAAACCGCCCTCCCCGTTCGACTTCGAAGAGGCCGACGACCGCGGCGGCCCGTCCGCCCGCTGA